One Gossypium hirsutum isolate 1008001.06 chromosome A11, Gossypium_hirsutum_v2.1, whole genome shotgun sequence genomic window carries:
- the LOC107901118 gene encoding probable WRKY transcription factor 13 isoform X2 has translation MQNQGLFEEQQEMPTPMGFFSTFPPNNITSCPPLGCHQSLKAFNIAAPHHHHALPTETLLSSLSSPKHREHLASDFGGPRLLSLQRSSANLWAWGELNECLGSKKNGVDDHLGVSAMKMKRIKARRKVREPRFCFKTMSEVDVLDDGYKWRKYGQKVVKNTQHPRSYYRCTQDNCRVKKRVERLAEDPRMVITTYEGRHVHSPSHDLDDSQPSDSQLNNFF, from the exons ATGCAAAACCAGGGCTTGTTTGAGGAACAACAAGAGATGCCTACTCCCATGGGTTTCTTTTCTACTTTTCCTCCCAACAACATCACTTCATGTCCTCCATTGGGTTGCCATCAATCTCTCAAAGCCTTCAATATAGCAGCACCTCATCATCATCATGCACTTCCTACTGAAACCCTACTCTCATCTCTCTCCTCTCCAAAGCATAGAGAACACCTTGCTTCTGATTTTGGAGGACCCCGTCTCCTTTCCTTGCAGAGATCTAGTgcaaatttatg GGCATGGGGAGAGTTAAACGAGTGTTTGGGAAGCAAGAAAAATGGTGTAGATGATCATCTAGGGGTTTCAGCAATGAAAATGAAAAGGATAAAAGCAAGACGAAAGGTAAGGGAACCTAGGTTTTGCTTCAAGACCATGAGCGAGGTGGATGTGTTGGACGATGGATACAAGTGGAGAAAGTACGGGCAGAAAGTAGTAAAGAACACCCAGCATCCCAG GAGCTACTATCGGTGTACGCAAGATAATTGTCGGGTGAAGAAACGAGTGGAGAGATTAGCCGAGGATCCAAGAATGGTAATTACAACGTATGAAGGGCGACACGTACATTCACCCTCGCACGATCTTGACGACTCCCAACCTTCTGACTCTCAGCTTAACAACTTCTTCTG A
- the LOC107901118 gene encoding probable WRKY transcription factor 13 isoform X1 produces MQNQGLFEEQQEMPTPMGFFSTFPPNNITSCPPLGCHQSLKAFNIAAPHHHHALPTETLLSSLSSPKHREHLASDFGGPRLLSLQRSSANLWAWGELNECLGSKKNGVDDHLGVSAMKMKRIKARRKVREPRFCFKTMSEVDVLDDGYKWRKYGQKVVKNTQHPRSYYRCTQDNCRVKKRVERLAEDPRMVITTYEGRHVHSPSHDLDDSQPSDSQLNNFFW; encoded by the exons ATGCAAAACCAGGGCTTGTTTGAGGAACAACAAGAGATGCCTACTCCCATGGGTTTCTTTTCTACTTTTCCTCCCAACAACATCACTTCATGTCCTCCATTGGGTTGCCATCAATCTCTCAAAGCCTTCAATATAGCAGCACCTCATCATCATCATGCACTTCCTACTGAAACCCTACTCTCATCTCTCTCCTCTCCAAAGCATAGAGAACACCTTGCTTCTGATTTTGGAGGACCCCGTCTCCTTTCCTTGCAGAGATCTAGTgcaaatttatg GGCATGGGGAGAGTTAAACGAGTGTTTGGGAAGCAAGAAAAATGGTGTAGATGATCATCTAGGGGTTTCAGCAATGAAAATGAAAAGGATAAAAGCAAGACGAAAGGTAAGGGAACCTAGGTTTTGCTTCAAGACCATGAGCGAGGTGGATGTGTTGGACGATGGATACAAGTGGAGAAAGTACGGGCAGAAAGTAGTAAAGAACACCCAGCATCCCAG GAGCTACTATCGGTGTACGCAAGATAATTGTCGGGTGAAGAAACGAGTGGAGAGATTAGCCGAGGATCCAAGAATGGTAATTACAACGTATGAAGGGCGACACGTACATTCACCCTCGCACGATCTTGACGACTCCCAACCTTCTGACTCTCAGCTTAACAACTTCTTCTGGTAG